The DNA segment GTTGGCGCGGCTACGCTTGGATCAGTGGCGAATACATTAAAGCTACTGCATATAAGCCAGCTGGCTAGATTGTATACAGATCCATGTTAGTGATTTTGATTACTTGCGCGCGATTTCCCGGTGGCATAACTATTGCTGATATGTAAACGAGCCTAAGTCTTGGCTCTAAGCGTGAACAATCTGCTCCCCGCTGCTGCTGCCGAGGTCCCACCCTATGGAAACTGCCAATGTTGTTTTTGAGCATCCTTTTGACAAAACCACTCTCGAGCAAATTAATGATTTGCGGCGCCTCCGACTGAGCATGGCTGAAACCATGCTGCAAGACGTCAGTGGCACCGGAGGTTCGCTTCGAGAGAGAGGATTGGCCTCTGATTTCAGCAATGATGAGCTGCGCCAAGAGTTGATGATGCGGGTCTGTGAATTGCGCTCGCGCCTAAGTGAGCCGAACGTGATTTATGCCGATGAGATCGACTTTTACATCGATCTCATGGACCAAAACCCAGATGACTAGACCTTGGGCCGTGAGGCAATTTCTCGGTCTGATTCCGTCAAAATGATCACTTCTCCGCTGCTCATGATTGCAAGCGTATGCTCCCATTGGGCGGATAGCCCGCCGTCAACAGTCACCGCGGTCCAGCCATCTCGCAATACTTTTGTTTTCCAATGGCCTTGGTTGATCATCGGCTCGATTGTGAATACCATTCCAGGACCAAGTCGGGTCCCCTTGCCCTTTTGACCGTAGTGAAGGATCTGTGGATCTTCATGAAAGGTCCGGCCAATTCCATGCCCGACGAATTCACGCACAACACTAAAACCATGGGATTCAGCGTATTGTTGTATAGCTGCTCCGATATCTCCTGTGCGGCCGCCATCCTGGACAGCGGCTATACCCCTGAATAAACTGACCCTTGCACACTCACTTAGCTTACGAGCTGCAGGCGAAACAGAGTTGCCAACATAAAACATCCGCGAAGTATCGCCATAAAAGCCATCAACTATTGACGTGACGTCGATGTTGATGATGTCGCCGTCGCGTAACCTCTGCTTAGCATTGGGAATGCCATGGCACACGACTTCGTTGACCGAAGTGCAAATGGACTTAGGGAACCCTTTATAGTTTAGAGGTGCTGGAATACCGCCATGCTTGATCGTGTATTCATGCGCTAAGTCATTCAACTCTAATGTGGTGACTCCGGGCTTGACGTAGGGTTCCAGATAGTCCAATAAATTTGCCGACAACTGTCCGGCCGCACGCATGGCCAAGATCTCGGCATCAGATTTCAAAACGATCACTTTTGGGGTCCCTTCTGCCTAAAAACGTGAGCCCAGCCTAGAGCTGGCCGCCACTCCTCAGAAAAGGAGCTGACGGAACCAATCAGGATTACGCTGACTGATACTGCCCTTGGCTAACTTGAAATTGGCAGGGTTGTCTATGCAGGCTTTTTGCTGCAATAGCACTGTGACACCCTCCAAGTCGGCAAAATCACGTTGTACAGCACTGAGTAGACTCCAGTCCGGCTTCTGATAAGTTATTGAAATAGCATACTTTTCAAGGTCGTGATCGAGATTTTTGTCGGTTACCGGTTGAACTGGCCACTCCAGCTTTGCCCCGGAATGAAAGTAGGGCAGGTAACTCACACGCGGCCAGTCGACGGCAAAATTTGCTAACATACCGTCCACTTTTTCCCCTGCTGCAATTTGCGTTTTAACTTCGACTGCTATCCCTACGGCGGATAGAGAGTCCAAGATGACTTTTTCTGCCAGGCCAGCCTGATTACTCTGGGTGAGAAATGTGAGTTTTATTGGCTCTCCGCGCTCATCCAACCTAGGGGATGTCGATGTGACGCGCTTTAGCCCCAACCGATTTAGTGCTGCCGAAGCAGCTTTAAGGTCGAACACTTGGGGCGGTAATTTAGCATCATATCCAGGGTGATTTTTCGGGATAGGTGAGTTAGCGCTTTCCGCTAAAGCAGCCGCGCCAGAGCTTGCCAGGGCCGACCGCGGCATTAACTGACCAATAGCACGACGAAATTCAGCCTGTGACCCGAGAGGGCTACGCTTATCCCATACAAGCATAAGTAGATTCGGCAGCTCTAGGGTATGTGAGCAACTGTAGCTGGCGTCTGGTGGTCTCACCGCAGGAGAACTACTTACTGCACCGGCAAACCGCACGTAAAGAGCTTGGGTTGGCTTAGTCGCGGGTGCTTGACCGGTGGCATAAAGCGCGAGCTCTGGCATCGCACGTTGTAGTTTATACCCAGGCGTAGGAGCCAGGGCTACGCCCCACGAAGCTGATTGCGGGCGGTAAAGTCCAACACATTCGTACTTATAGGCCTCAGTACCAGGCTGGCTGGGCCGAAAGAAAGGTACACCATTCAGAACGTAAGGACCGAAAGCCGGCTTATTTTTGAACTGTATTTTTACGGTTTGTGGACCAGTTGCGTTGACTTCGAATTCTCCCGTGTCCCAAATCTGTCCAGAGCGGATTGATACAACAGGACCGAGCTCTGCCCGCAGGAACTTTGCCAAATCCTCAGATGTAACCGGTTCTCCACGCCACCAGTAAAGCCCCGTGCGCAGGTCCATGGTCCAAACAGTCTGTCCTCCTGCTGTTTCATGTCGCACACTCTTGAGCAAAAGCTCCTCGGACTTACGTTCATCCAAATTCAACCTTGTCAGTGGTGGACACATTTGCCGTCCATAGACGGGATCGTCACCAAGCTCTATCGCCGGAGTATCACCACTCAAATTGGGCGCAGGCCACCCAACCACATGAACCGTTGCAGCAGCCGCAACTTTAGGACTCGACATTGCGTTCAGCGACAACATCACTAGGAACGCTGCTTTAATTTTTCGGATTTTGCGTGTGATCATAGTCCCATCTCACCTATATTTGGGTAGATTGGTGTTACCCCACCGGCTTTCTAAACTCGAATTGTTGGAGCCAGGATGCCACCGCTAGGTGACAGATACGATATTATCATTTTAGGCTCTGGAATCACTGGTCTATCTACTGTTTATCACCTTCGTAAAGCTGGCGTCCAGTCTATCGCTCTAGCCAGCGCCACGGACCGGGCTCAAATTGCGACCAGTTCAACGCCAGGACTCTTATTTGGTACGCCTCTGGATAATTTTACGCGCCCCTCTCACCGTCATGGCACGGATGTTGCCCGAGATATTTGGCAATTTAGTTCATCTGCATTTGAAGGCGTAATAAGCTATTGTGACGCACATAAAATCCCTCACGCTAAGGGCCAGCGCCAGCGCTTCATCACCAGTGATCACGAGGTTTCTGAAGCCATCATTGCGACTCAGCAGCTTCAAAATATCGGGCGTCCAGTCCAGATGAGGACTCCGCCAATAGAGTGCTCCTCGACAGTGCGTGCTGTCCAAGATGAAGGATTGTTGGGAGCTGTTGTCGAAGTTCCCGACCTCCTTGCAGCCCTTGAGTCCCATCCCTATGCGGCTATGCTACCCAAGATTGATAGGATCGCTGCTGACGGCCGTGGCCCGATCGCATTATTCACCGCAGATGGACGGCAGTTTACCTGCGAGATCGTGGTACTAGCCTGCCACCTAGACATCTCAAGATTACTGCCTGAGTTATCAGAGGCAATCGTCACAACGGCCCAGCAGTGGTGTCAAATAGACTTCGATCACGCTGTGCCACCCGCATTCCACAACCTGATCTTTAGTTGGAACCATGGAAACGTCTGGGGCGGATTCAACACCCCCCAAAGCGCGCGGATCGGGGGTGCAAGTTACCTCCGGCCAAACGGTGGAATGGAGGCAGAAGTAGCGTCCGTCGATCCCCAAATAAGCGACCATCTGATGGAGCAGCTAACAAGAAATTTTGCCTTTTTAAAGTCACCAAGGATCATGAAAACTACGGCTGGTCTGGACATTCGCCCTTGTGACGAGTTACCAATTATTGGGCCTATGTTTGGTAACGGGCGAGTTCTCGTGGCTTGTGGCTATATGGGTCACGGGCTGTCTTGGGGCTTCCATGCTGGCAAATGCCTTGCTGAACTCATGGTCACCGGTCGTGCGATGGACCTGCCTCGGAGCTTTTGGCCTGAACGACTTCGCTCTCTGGAGTAATAACTAATGCACGCAAGCTTAATGAAGAGCCTTAAAACGGTGAAATGCCCAAGGTGTGGCTGCTTGACCACCTACACAAGTACCAATCAATCGCGTCCTTTTTGCAGCGAGCGTTGCAAAAACGACGATATCGTCAATTGGGCAACCGAAAGCTATGGGATCCCAGGCTCCACTAAGGATGAGCTTCAGGACGCAATATTATGGACTGCTGACGAAACCATAGACGATATTTGAGGGAGTCAGCCGATAGGCCGCTCACAAAACCGCAGCTCATCGACTGGCTGGCCACCAATGAGGTGCTCCTGCAGCACACGCTCAAGATTAACCGGATTCAATGAGTGGTACCAGATCCCGCCCGGGTAAACCAAACCAATGGGACCTGAGCGACATATACGCAGGCATCCCACTTTAGTTCTGAAGACTGGGCCCGGCGTAAGATGGAGCTCCTTCAAGCGACGTTTCAAGTATTCCCAACTCTCAGCACCCTGGTGCGAGCTGCAGCAATCCTCTCCGACACAAAGGAATATGTGCTGCTCCACGGAGTCAATGTGCAAGCCATCCGCAATTTTCTTTAACTGATCGTTAAGGCCCAAACAGTCGCTCCCTCAAACGCCTCTCATTTTATGAGATGCCAATCGATTTAGGACTAAAGACTGAACCCCTACTAGTGACGGCTTGCGATTCTGGTTAAAGAAGCCCGGCAGGATATCCGAAAGCGCTAACAATAACTCATCAGCGCATTGCGCATGAGCTAACCAATCTTCGATCACTGCGTAGTCCTGATAGGGAAGAAACAGCGCGTTGCCCCTTAGCGTGAGCACGTATTGCGCCACCAATTCTGAGGGTGACAATGTTTTAGGATCAGCGAAGCTCATGGACTTTGACTCGAATTTCTTAATTTCATTAGCTCTGATTCAAGCTCTTTGACCCTTGTGCTGACTTCAACTATCGCAAGTTCGTAGCGGTCTAATTCGTGCAGATGATCGTGTATCCGCAATAGATTGGCTACCCTAATAGGTAACGACTCTACATGTAACGGCATTAAGATGTCGAAATACCAGTTTTCGGCCGTGACTTCCGTAAGGATATCTGCCAAGATGTCAAAACCCACGTCAGCTAGGATCAATGCCGGTACCCAAATCTTTCCATTACCGTGAATACGAGATCTCAGCCCCATTAGCCACTTAGGAAACTCTTTTTTTGGTATGCTATGGGCTGCGATAATTAATAAATCGCATCCATCTTGGGGGATTAGGTCTAGACTCTTGATACTGGTCAACTTGACGTCACCCAGGCGTTTCAAGAGTTTTTCCAGTTGCATTAGGTCAGCGTCAAGAACGCGAGGGTCCGCGTTCCAATAGAACAGTCGCAATGGTCGATCGGCAAACATCGATGGGGTACTCATGGGTGATTGCTCTAAGTGAAGGAAAGCGGTTTAATAACGGCTGCATACAGTTATCTATCATACCAGATACGCTTGCAGAGGGACGCAAAAGGAGTACCCCATCATGGTGAGAGTGCGAGCACAGGCACCTACACGGATCGATTTAGCCGGCGGTACTCTGGATATCTGGCCTATACCGCATATTCTGGAGGACAAGGCGACGGTCAATGTGGGAGTGACCCTAATGGCCACTGCTGAGGTGTTCAGCGTAGAGGGCGATTCTTTTACCCTCGAAAGCCTTGATCAGGGGACTAAGGTCTACGGCACTTTCGGTGAAATCGTCAAAAACGATGATCTCCCATTACTGGCGCTCCTAATCGCCGCGATTTGGCGACAAGACCTTCCTGCCATTCATGTCAAAACCTCTGCCGGATCTCCGGCGGGAGCCGGTTTGGGTGGATCTTCTTGCCTCGGAATCGCGGTGGCAGGGGCTCTTTGGCGGGCACGCCAGATACTTGAGGGTTGGAGAACCCCAACGGACCAAGAACTGGTGCAACTCGTCGGTGACGTTGAGGCCCGCCTCATCCATACACCAACCGGTATTCAGGATTATTGGGGAGGTCTGAGGGGGCGCATTAATTTGATCAGCTACCCCTACGGCCGAACTGTCGTCGAAACTTTGTCACCTAGTTATTTGCCTGAGCTAGCAGACGAACTGATTCTCTGTTACAGCGGCAAATCTCGGGCCTCAGCGATTAACAACTGGGAATTATTTAAGCGACTTTTTGATGGTGACAAGTCACTACTGAGTACTTTTAATGCTATTGGCAGATGTGCAAGAGCTTGTGCTGAGGCCGCCCGCAGCCAACACTACGAAGAATTGGTCGCCCTCTCCCAAGAGGAATGGAGTCTACGCGTCAAACTGTGGCCAAACATTGAAACAATTGAAACCAAGAGGTTAGATCAGGCCGCCCTCCAGGCAGGTGCACGCCTTACCCGCGTCTGCGGAGCCGGTGGTGGAGGTGTCATGGCAGTGCTGGCGCCCAGAGCTCGACGGGACCAAGTTGAACTTGCACTGCAGCAGCAAGGGGGGAGAATTCTTCCTGCGTCGGTGGCATCCGAGGGTTTAAATGTCGAAGTACTCTGACACCAAGCAGCTGCAGACTGTCGATCCGGACCAGTTAGCAAAAATCGTGAAAAAACAGATTATCGGCGCCCCGCAGACGGCTGTTTTACGAGTAGCCAAAGGATTTATCGATATCGCCGCTGACGAAGTCGCCGCCACACTTGCTGCGAACTTACTCCAAGCGCAATTTAAACCAGTTCTTGAGGTGACCGAATCAGGCTTAGAGTTAAGTCAGATAGGTCTACGTGACCTCATGTCCCTGGCGGCCCATGTCACGACAGTTCGAGAAGTGCTATGGATTATTGGCAGCGGACGCGGAGGATCCGTTGCAGAGCTGAAACACAGCTTGGAGCGCATCAAATGGCCCCTCATTTTCCAGCAGGGGGCCAAAATTAGCCTGCGTGTTCAGGCTAGAGGCAGCCACCTGTTTCACGAGGGCAAGATCACCGAAATCGTTGAGAAAATCCTGAAAACAAACGGCATCACACCCGTAGAGCGCCATGAAGAGGCGCTGCTCCTTGATGTCCGGCTTCAGAATGATCGCCTGACTCTTGGCCTAAGCCTAAGTGGCCGCCCTTTATATATGCGCAATTATAAAAAGGTCTTACGCGGATCGGCACCAATTAAAGAGGATATCGCCGCCGCAGCGCTTCGCACGGCACTGACTTTGGCAAGAAGCTACAAAATTGAAACTTATGACAAGATTCTAGTGCCTTTTGCTGGATCAGGTACGTTGGCTTTCGAGGCTGCATTGAACTTTGGCAGTATTCCGCCGTGGGTATTCTTCGGACCGCTTGCCGCGGAAACTTTAGTATGCGCACCAACGGCAAGTTTGAGGTTTGCACGCCAGAAGTCCATTGCGAAAGCTGCCCCTTACCATGTTCCAGCAATTCTGGCTGTAGACATTGACACTCAAGCTGTGCGGCAACTGAAAACCAATTTCCAAGGTTTTAACAGCACTCTGAATGCCCTGGGCCTAACCAATATCGATGTGACTTCGATGACAGGTGACATGTTCGAAATGGACCTCGAACGCTCAACGCGAGCTAAAGGCTCAACGCTGATACTCCTTAACCCTCCTTACGGTGGAAGGTTGGGTCATCGCTCCGAAACGCCAAAGCTTTATGTTCGCCTTGCGTCGTTTGTGGCTTCCCTGCGGGGCCGCATCGCAGGTTTCATCCTAGCACCCACACTCGCTATCGCAGATCGATTTAGCGCGTCGTTGAAAGGCTTCACCTTAGAGCAGAGACCGTTTAATCACGGTGGAAAAACTGTCTATCTCATGAGCTTCTGTCGTCCTTAAATTCCCTTTCCATCTCCAGGCGCACGCTGCGCAAAGGCGACTCTGGCTGCCCGGCGCAGGCGGTCCCAAACATCCGTTAGACCTTCATCAATAGTTCTAACGATCGTATTTTGAACCAAAACGTTGTTAGCATGGTAAAAAATCGGCCGTCCGTCCTGCCGAATCGACAACACGAATACCCAAAAAACCGCGCTGGCTGCGACTTTCGTTGACCACTTGAGCAGATCATTCATGGCTTAGTTCTCCTCACCTTTGATTAGAAGGCAACGCCTAGTGTGTCCTGCCGAATCCCCGCATCTGAATCCTTGCCCAGGGAATTATATCTCGTGCAGTCGTAGAGTTACGAGTGATAGTCAGCCCCCCCCGATCCAAGTCGGAAACAGCAAGCAAGAATGTCATCATGCCAAGAGTTGCACGCCTCACCACCCCCTCAAGATCCTTGGGCGGAGGAGTCGGCGCGTGCGACACCTCTAAGGTCAAGGCAAGAGTGCCATGAGCCATATACGCATAGTCGATAAATTCGCCCTGCGAAGGATAATCGTCAAAAGATTGTCTGAACTGCTCAATGCCCATAGTCTTCGCCATGAGCCTAGCAATTGTGAAAAACTGATCGGCATCTGGGGGGCGAGTGGCAGAATGCCCCCATGCCCAAAGCACCCCTTCCATCCCGGAGTGCAAAGCTAACGCAGCCCTAAATTTGACCCGATCCATCAAGGTACGGACGATGCGAACAATTGGGGTCTTAAAGGCGTCTTCCTCAGTGTGACCGGGGATAGCATAGTCCCGATTTGGGTCAACACCATTAGCGTCAAATCTGGTATTACTGGCGTGTCCATCCGGATTCACTAACGGCTGGATGTAGATAGTATAGGAGCTCAAGAGATCTCTCACGAGAGACTCATCCTTGTGCTGAACTAAATAGTCCAACAAACCGAGAGTAGCTTCCGTGCTTGATTTTTCGTCTCCGTGGTGAGTGCCATTGATGTAGATTGCAGGTAGCGTTTCTCTGTCACCTGATGTCAATGTTACAAGATCGATCGGTCTGCCGGCATCT comes from the Deltaproteobacteria bacterium genome and includes:
- the map gene encoding type I methionyl aminopeptidase, whose product is MRAAGQLSANLLDYLEPYVKPGVTTLELNDLAHEYTIKHGGIPAPLNYKGFPKSICTSVNEVVCHGIPNAKQRLRDGDIINIDVTSIVDGFYGDTSRMFYVGNSVSPAARKLSECARVSLFRGIAAVQDGGRTGDIGAAIQQYAESHGFSVVREFVGHGIGRTFHEDPQILHYGQKGKGTRLGPGMVFTIEPMINQGHWKTKVLRDGWTAVTVDGGLSAQWEHTLAIMSSGEVIILTESDREIASRPKV
- a CDS encoding FAD-binding oxidoreductase translates to MPPLGDRYDIIILGSGITGLSTVYHLRKAGVQSIALASATDRAQIATSSTPGLLFGTPLDNFTRPSHRHGTDVARDIWQFSSSAFEGVISYCDAHKIPHAKGQRQRFITSDHEVSEAIIATQQLQNIGRPVQMRTPPIECSSTVRAVQDEGLLGAVVEVPDLLAALESHPYAAMLPKIDRIAADGRGPIALFTADGRQFTCEIVVLACHLDISRLLPELSEAIVTTAQQWCQIDFDHAVPPAFHNLIFSWNHGNVWGGFNTPQSARIGGASYLRPNGGMEAEVASVDPQISDHLMEQLTRNFAFLKSPRIMKTTAGLDIRPCDELPIIGPMFGNGRVLVACGYMGHGLSWGFHAGKCLAELMVTGRAMDLPRSFWPERLRSLE
- the yacG gene encoding DNA gyrase inhibitor YacG, which encodes MKSLKTVKCPRCGCLTTYTSTNQSRPFCSERCKNDDIVNWATESYGIPGSTKDELQDAILWTADETIDDI